The sequence below is a genomic window from Hippocampus zosterae strain Florida chromosome 7, ASM2543408v3, whole genome shotgun sequence.
GAGGAGAAAAGAGGAGGCAAAAGGggcgcaaataaaataaaagctcatGCGCGAACGCCGGCGTAGAGAGAGTGAAGATAAAAGACACAAAAGAGACCACGAGGAGGAGCGcaaagaggaaggaaaaaagaaaaagaggagcCTGGAACAAGGTGAGGCGTCTTCGATGTTGCGCGTGTTTGCTGCTCACCACTAGAAGCCGGTGCACTTGCACAAATATTCATTTCTACTTTCACGTGCTCATTTTAAACCATGTCAATTTACACAGAGCGCCATGTATTTATAAACGAGACGGCACACAATAAAGTGAATTGCTAATCGGCAATTCAGGGAATCAtataaaaaatggcattttgggGAGGGTAAATTAAAGCATAAGGCAAAATAATTCACTCCAGAAACGTTGAAGCTTGAGTTCAAACTAAGGCTCGATGACACGATTTAATTTCTCTACTATGTATTTATGACGCCTTGGATATTATTTAATGCTCCTAATGGAATGCCCCCAATGGTTCAAAGGCGTCCTAACATGCTCAAAGGGAGTTTGGAGGGTGCAAAAGCTTCTTACGCTTGGCCAGCCACCAACAACCTTGGCTGTGAAATCTGGCAATGCCTTGCCAAAGAGACCCCGGGCCACCTGCCACAAGCGCAActtgctggctggctggctccaAGCCTGCGCCCTGCTGTGTGTGGTGAAGGTGTTTGGAAGTCTCCTTACTTCTTGTAAGCCTCTTAAGAGCCTTCCGGTCTTCCTGATCTGCTCGCCGCCGTATTCTTTCCAATTTGATTTCCCACAATTGTAATTGTGCATTATGGAAATGGCTCCCGCCTTTAATTAATATTGCCGTCAATGACGAGATGCATTTGTTTTAGATATGGGAGCTGATATTTGGTCCATTAAATCATTCAATCCTAGACTGTAGTCcatataaattacatttttatcttGCCAATATGTGCTCCTATTATCGGTAACAGATAGATGGAAGAGAGGGCGGATAGAcagacagggggaaaaaaaaacagcaaaaatatcatgcgcacgcacgcacgcagtgaTGGGCAGATGGCCAAATGTCTGAAATGATGACTTGGCCCCATTCCATCCGTCTCCAGCAATGTTCGTCTGGCCAAATGTTTGTGCGCGTACGTGTGCAATTTTAACGCAAGGCCAGggatattcatttcatttttgttccacATGGCACAATTGCCTAAGTTGTTTTTGAACCGTCAGAAGAAAAGCGCAAGGATCTATCCAGCTGCTTGCCTCATATGGAATGACCAAAATAGCAGGATTCATATAAGGGTTGTCGTGGCAACCCtgccaacacaacacaacacaacctaATGCCTCGTAGTCTACCGCTTGTGTGAGTACACAGTCAATTCAAACGACGGATACTCACAAGCGTTGAGCAATGGAAAGGACATTTTTTTATCCCGTGTTATCGAGTCGATGAGCAGAGCAGACAGATGGATGGACGACAAGTGCAATCAGTGACCATCACGTGACCCGCCGGCTCGAGGttagcgaggggggtgggggggtgccgcCGGGCCAGCGCGCTTTAATCACCGAGCCGGACCTTGCATTGCGAGTTCAACCCGCAATCATACACAGCCGGCGACACGAGCGACCTCAGTAGAGGAACGCCACAGATGGTCACGAGCGCTCAGAAGAGGGCTCGTTGTTGAGCTTGTGTCCATCGTGAGAACACCATGCGAAAAACAAATCGTCTCCTGCATCCACTATTGTCAAATAATAGGTCTCGAATATTGACAAAGCCCACAGATGGCTTGAAGCCGACTAACTACTACGTTTTAAAATGGGCCGTGTGTGATGTTTTTCACCTTGGACTGAAGTGGAGGATCGGCGGGCAGCATTGGAGCGACCTTCGCCGGGCGTGGCGGTTGACCTTCCTCCTTGCCTCCTCGCCTCCTTGGATGATTCCGTCAAGCATGCCCGCGGCGTCTGCAAACACAGGTAGGAGCTCACAAGGTGGCGAGAAGGTTCGCCGCCAGCGCAAACCACGCTGTTGACTGAAACGAAAGGTGGCGTTGCGTGTCACCCGTTCCGTCTGCACGAGACTTTGGCCCTGCTCACCTCTCAGCTGCACCCCGATGCCAACCACAAGGAGGATCTGGTCTTCCTCAAAGAGGTCTTCAGTGAGAAGAGCATCGGCTACCTCATGAAGGTAAGTAGCCTCTCATATGCGCCTCGGCGCGAGAAATTTGGCCCACTAACAGAAACTCTCAGATCCACGAGAAACTGAAGCAGCACGCGAAGCAGAGCCCGACGCCGGTCCTGCGCAGCGCCTCCTGCCTGGCGGAGGATGTAAGTGCGGTGCACCCTTTCTTGTCATTTtgggtctcccccccccccaccccccacttggCCCATAATGATTGGGAATTTTTGAGCCAGCTGACAGAGGAGCTCCAGAACGGGCTGCTGGAGGAGGACGAAAAAGAGCTGCTGCTTCTGCTCAGCGCCCCTCACCTCAAGGTACGCAACGCAGCACCAGAAGAACCAAAGCGCGGCTCTTACCGTCACTTGCTCGGGCCCCGCCCCGCCAGGCCGTGCTGTCGGCCCACGACACGGTGGCCCGGAAGAACTTTGACCCGGTGCTGCCCCCCTTGCCCGAGGACGCCGACgacgagctggaggaggagtcGGTGAAGATCGTCCGATTGGTGAAGAACAAGGAGCCTCTGGTGAGAACCAAAATGTGGGCTCGTCAGTCCGATTTAGATTGGCCTTTACTTGACTgttcgcgccccccccccaacccaggGCGCGACAATCCGGCGCGACGAGGCCACCGGTGCCGTCATCGTGGCGCGGATCATGAGGGGGGGAGCGGCCGACCGCAGCGGTGAGGACCCACAGCATGTTTTGCCCtttttgcagggggggggggggggggggtaggcttCAACCCCAACTTTGCAGCAACACGACTTCCTTGTCCGCTCTGACACACAAGTGAGGAGATTACGTTGTGTAATGCTTCGCAAACTGTCAACAGAGATTAAAGCCTCCAGATTAGTGCCACGAGATTGCATATTTGGAGATTCCAAACAGAGCTCCCCCCTGGATGTTTCCATGGAGACGTTACCAACTTGATGCCATGCGGCCAAATGGCGCCTTCGCTTGCGTCGCTCTTTGCAGTCTGCCAGATTTCACGTCACGGCATTTCGTGTCTTGCGTTGCCAGGTCTGGTGCACGTGGGGGACGAGCTGCGTGAGGTCAACGGCAACCTGATCACTCACAAAAGGCCGGACGAAATAAGTCACATTCTGGTAAATGCCGCGTTACCGCCCGCCACTTTGAAGACCAAAGCGGCGCTTGATGGGGTGACCTCGTTTCCCGCCAGTCCCAGTCGCAGGGCTCCATTACGTTGAAAATCATCCCAGCAGTCACTGAAGAGGACAAGACGAGGGAAAGCAGGGTCAGCGCGCTTTTTGCAAATGAAGGTGAAGTCGAGTTGGCCGACTCCTCTTGATTTGAATTTTGTTTCTTGACCGCCTCCATCGGGCAGGTCTACCTGCGGGCTTTGTTCGATTACGTGCCCTTTGAGGACCGAGCCGCGCCCTGTCACGAGGCGGGGCTTCCTTTTAAAAGGGGGGACATCCTACAGGTGGTGAGTCAGGAGGACGCCACCTGGTGGCAGGCCAAGAGAGTGGGCGACTGCAACCTGCGCGCCGCCCTCATCCCTTCCACGCACTTCCAGGAGAGGTAGCCTCACACTTGTGCTTCATTATGGGGTCGGTGaccacatttaaaacaaacaaacaaaacggaaTGTCTACTTCCTGTCCTAATTTGTATCGACATGTCTATTCATTGACTTTAACGTGTTCCATTGTAAAGATCAAGTGCAGCGTTAGCGTCGAGTTTTTCTGCTGAATACGGTCTTCGTTCTGAATTTATTGCTGGAtgaaatttcatttatttatttttttggtccgtGCTTCATTGTATAGCGCGGCGGTCGTCTTCAAGCGCTCCAGAAACGCCGTCGAGTTATTTTCGATTTGTGCTCCGACAGGCGTCTGCGATACCGCCTGAAGACGGGCTCCTTCCCAAGCGCCGCGTCGTCCTCGCACGTGGCCGCACGTAAGCCGTAATCGCCGCTCTCCTGTCCGCCATTACCTGAATCAAGCCCAAACCGACAAGCGACTTTGATGACATCGATGCTCGGGGCGCCCCCGACCCTGCGAGCATAAACCGACGAGATGCATAAAGGCAGATTATGCAAAGAGAACAGCGGATTGCGCTTTAATCTCCACAATCTATCATGTCATCCCCTAATCCAATTTCGGGGCCACGTTAAATGAAAAAGGGACGCGCAAACAAAAGGTGCCTGCTGGGAATCCATTCAGAAAGATGCATTTGGAGAATCGGAGAAGTCAACTGTCCATTTTAACCTTGTCTACAAGGATTTACGCCTAacagttgtttttattattatttactagCTGTCGCGGTTCGTTGTTGTGATTTATTGCTTGCtttatttgaaaatgcaaacagaaaaggcactgtaaaaaaaattttaaaaaatcaagaatCAGTCATGTGACTGCTGAACCTGCCGCGCTGTGCCATGTGCAAGAGGATTCACCCTAcctttctctcctcctcctcctcccccccctcccgctcgcTCCACCCCACAGACGATGGCGACCTTGGGGGAAAAGACGGAGGTGAGGACGGGTCACTGAATCAATGGCTCAATCATCACAAGTGGGCGGATCTCGAGACACTTGAATGCGGGCCAGATTGCAACCGAGGCTGCCATCCGACCCTCATTTGGATTGAAGAGAGTGGAGAAAATGGGCTGAGGGTTGAAATTGGGGCCTTGAATTGCAATTTTTAACTGTTATGCTAAAATGCACAAGTTAAAAAGTTTAACAGCAATAAAGCTAACTGTCATTTGCTCGCAGGTGACCTGCACAGAAGTTTCCGACTCAAGAGGGAGCGGCAGAGGTCTCCGAGTGAGCCTCGCACCCCCGACGGCAATCGCGCCGAATTCCTGATCTACGAGGAAGTGGCGCTTTatctgccccggcccggcgagAGGCCTCGTCTCATCGTGCTGCTCGGTGGGTGGCGTCCGGCCCGCCCCGGGGGCGCTCTCGCGACGGGCTAATGCGGCGGACGCGGCCGTCTCTGTGTTGTGTTCAGGATCCCTGGGAAGTCGCACCGCCGAGCTCAAACAGAAGGTGATCGCTGACAATCCTCGACTTTACGGATTGGCTGTGCCTCGTGAGTGCACTCGAGAAAacaagagggagagagaggggaaaaaatatttaaacatgttttttttttaattgcacgtTCAAATCCGATCCATCGTTTCGTCGTCCCTCTTATTCTTCGCTTGTTTCTTGGTTTGTTatcatttgtgtgcgtgcgcacgtgcAATCCAAGACACCACACGACCCAGGAAGATTCACGAGCGTGAGGGGGTGGAGTACCACTTCATCACCAAAGCCGCTTTTGAGGCCGACATCCAGGCGGGCAAGTGAGTCCGCCACAGCAGAGCTCCGCCTATGAGCCGATTGATTAATGGATCGGACATTTGATTGGCTTCAGTCGGTTCGGCCATTGTAGATCGCAAAAAACGGCGCCGCCTTCCCTGTTGCGCTTGCAGGTTCCTTGAATACGGCGAGTATAAGGAGAATTTGTACGGCACCAGTTTGGAGTCCATTCACAGAATCCTGCTTGAGAATAAAATCTGCCTTGTGGACGTGCAACCGGAGGTTGGTGGCGGGATTCAgagttctttttgtttgttcgcATGATAGGGGAACCTCAATTTAAATGCGCAGGGGTTGAATTAAATcacttattgttttttttaaggctcaAAGACACCCGATACATTTTTGGGGACGGATATGCGCACATTATTGTAAGAATAAAGAAACCGCTTACCTTTAAACATGCCGCCACCGTTGCGGCGCCTCACGCGGAAGTGGTCCCAAGCAGCGGGAGGGGCGAGAAAGTCCCTGTTGGTCGAAACAAAAGTTGTCTCCgttcaaatgaaatgtcaaCGTTGCCTTCAGTTAAAAATTTCATGCTTTCTTTTCTCACCCGCATCTCCAAAGTAAAGCCCGACAAACCACCATTCACGCTAAATCGAAGTTTAACTGTAATTGGTAGATGATACGTTCCCGACATTATCTTCTCTCTTCATCTCTTTCAACGTTTTGCCCGAAAGGCATTGCAGGTTCTCCGCACGTCGGCGTTCAAGCCCTACGTCGTCTTTGTGAGACCCTCCGTCTTTGACAGCGAGAGCAAGTCTCTCAGCTCCTGTTCCTCGCTCGTCAGCGTCGCCGTCACCGTGAGTGCGGACCTTTTCGCAAGTCTCCATCGTGACCGGCGGGGGAAGGTCTATTcaaacagctgaactttatcaTTGATTTGGGGTCAGACAAAGACACTTTAAACCTGCCCGTGCAATTGAAAGTGATTCAATGAGTTCAACTGTttactcccccccacccaacccccaaGTTGCAGGcatgaatgtctttttttttttttttgagtaatcAAATGCATCACCTGTATTCTTCCTGGCCGATCTTGTGCGCAGGAGCGCGACATCCAGGACATGAGGCGGTCAGCGGAGCGGATGGAGCAGCGCTACGGCCACTGGCTGGATTACGTGCTGGTCAAGGAGGAGCCGCtgggcgccgccgccgagctCCACGCCGTGCTGGAGCGGGTGCGCTTGGAGCCCCAGTGGGTGCCCGTGTCCTGGCTCAGGCCCTCCTAGACCTCATTTTCGTCGACTTGCCAAGCGGTCCGCACTTGAATGCGTTTAGTTGGCTCTGCATCGACTGCGATTGCAGTTGATTGTTCCGGATGGGAATTTTCCAAAATCTTCAACTTGCTGCAAGTGCCTAATAAACGACGCTCCACTTTTCCATTGGCATAGATCGTTCAACATGCTCAGCGGCAGCTACTCGCCTCACATGAAATGTTTGCTGTTGATGATAAAACTTTTCagacgtttttatttttggggtgtgtgaGCAATCTATTTATTCTAGGACAAATGCAACAACTAGAAAGTGAGCCATGAGCAAAACCGGGAAAATATACACGTGAGGCTGCATATTGTGCGCGCAAACACAAAAGACGAGAGCGCTACTTCCACAGCTTCTTGATGGACATGTTCTTCTCGCTGTCTTTCTGCATCACCTGTTAACCAAAACACGAGCAACACGTTGAAGCAAAGAAGTTGAACATCACAAGAGAAGTTGACTCACCTTTGCGACAGCCATCTCAAAGTCTTCCTGGGTGACGTGTACTCTCCTCTCTCGCAGGGCGTACATGCCCGCCTCCGTGCACACGCCCTTCGACACGACAACAACGCGCGTTTCAACAACACAGCGCGCATGCACGCAAAACGTCCGGAAGCGAGCGCTCACCTTAACCTCGGCGCCCGACGCTCCGGGCATGAGCTCGGCGATCTTCCTCAGGTTGATGCCGCGCGTCAGGTTCATCTTGCGGGAGTGAATCTTGAGGATGTCGAGACGGGCCTAACCCACAACAATCAAGAAACAAATAATATGAAGTCGTCGCGGCGCAACATCACAAGTGTAACGTGGGAGAGCGGCTACCTCTTCGTTCGGAGGAGGGAATTCAATCTTCCTGTCGATCCTTCCTGGCCGCAGGAGAGCCGAGTCCAAGATGTCGATACGGTTGGTGGCCATGATGACCTGCCGGCGGCACAGAAAGCGTTCACGTTGAGAAAAGGGAGAACGGTGTAATCCACCCCGAGTGAGCCGGCGGGCGCCACCTTGATGTTCTTGGTGGCCTCGAAGCCGTCCAGCTGGTTGAGCAGCTCCAACATGGTCCTCTGCACCTCACTGTCACCGCCCGAGCCCCCTTCCAGGCGAGAGGAGCCGATGGAGTCGATTTCGTccatgaagatgatggagggcGCGTGCTCCCGGGCCATGACGAACAGCTCGCGCACCATCCGAGCAccttgggggtgggaggggacgACGACACAATTCACGCTCGGCTTCACGCGGAAACTGAGCCTATCGGACGATATTTGTTCTTAGCCGCTCACCTTCCCCAATGAACTTTTGCACCAGCTCGGATCCCGACACCCGGATGAAGGTGCAGTCGGTGTGATGGGCCACGGCTCTGGCAAGCAGGGTCTTTCCCGTCCCCGGAGGTCCGTACAGCAGCACGCCCTAAAGCCACAGCAAACCCGCTGTCAGAGAAGGTCCCACCCATTTGGAACGCCCTCTCCTCCATCCCGGGTGTTTCCTTCACCTTGGGCTGCGCGATGCCCAGAGCTTCAAAAAGTTCCGGGTGCTTGACGGGAAGTTCGATGACTTCCTTGATCTCCTTGATCTGCTTATCCAGTCCGCCGATCATCTCATAGGTGGAGTCGGGGACTTTCTCCACCATCATGAGGGACACCAGAGGGTCCACCTTGTTGGGGAGGATCTTGTGCAGCGTGTAACTGTCGTTGCGAAGAGCCACGCGGCAGTTCGGGGTCACCTGGGACAGAAGGGCCAAATGAAAAGTCGGCTTCTCCTTCTCCGCGCAATCGTGCGACGATGTCTTGTATTCGATAACAGTGTGTGTAAATGCCAAAGGCAACTTTAATGACTGAatagcgttttttttaaatgtcggtAAAATTTGTTGGCCCGTGTGTGATGTCACACCAGTCTGTGGGCGAGTGCACAAGCTAAtagcgtttttttcccccatctttTCAGCGTGTCCCAGTTTGAAATCCCAAATTTGACATGACGTACTGCAAATGAGAAATAAGCTGACAATACTCACGTCATTGATGTCAATGTTCTTATCCACGTCAACCACAAATTTCCCTTCTGGGTGCACCTGAGAAGAATAAAGAGGAAAATGAATACATGTTACTTGTGTGTGCCAAGTGTGTTCTTGTACCAAATGTCGCGCCCGTACCTTGACCAAAACTTTCTTTTTATCCATGACCCTGACCACTTCTCCTACGTAGGAGCCTTGCTCCTGAAGCAACTGCAGCTCCTCACGGAGGAGACGCactgacacacaaacatttgggATTATTTTTATGACTAAAATCATGATCATTAGGATTTGGGAGCACCTTTAGCATTGAGTTCATTTCTCTGCGCTTGCAGTCGTCGGAGATTCTGGCTCTTCTCATTCACGGTCAACTGTTGAAAACGAAAAGGAGGTTCAAGAGAGAAAATTGGGCAAAATATAACGCCAGCTTACCTGCAACTCTTCTATTTTCGATAAGTAGTACTGGCGGAGACCTGATCCACCTTtactctcgcccatctccatctgaaaaaacaatgacatgaaTAAATCAAGGATTAGACAGTATATCATATTCGATGGGTTCTCCTTTATTCGCAAAGATTGCTTCAATTGAGGGATTATATCATTACCCAGAGTGATAGAAAATTATGTCACTGACGGCTGTCAATACAGGACGCCCAGTATGTGCTCGGCCTGACAGTTCTATTGCTCACTTGAAAGAGCCTTAATTGAAGTATTGAAATTGAAATACAGAAGTGCAGTGATAGTGACATTCGAACGAGTGGAAATTCCGAAAATGTTTCGAAACCTAATGCAAATGAAGGCAAAGTGACAAGCAAAGCGCTTAGCTTGTCTTCGTGCTCTATCCAGCGGACCGACGAACGGCGCCAACGAAAACCAAGTCAATATACTTGTAAGCCGTGTCGGCTACATGTTGAGGgttacattaacaaaaaaaaaagacatgcggATATTGACGCAAAGTGGCCACGGCGCTAGCTAACTCGTCAACTAGCCTAGCCGCAATGATACAGCAAACCGGGATCAACATCGTTTGGAACCAAGCCGAGTAAAATCAATAAATTACAAACGAAATCCCAGTTTTGATTTATTCGAAGTGACGAGAGTAAATAAATATTAGCACGCCACCGACGTTTAAAGACAATTTTCAGACGAAAGTGTTCAAAAGTGCTAGAAACTCTACCTACATTGTCAGTGCCGTCCCCCTCCATCTTGGAAAGCGGGCATCCGTTCGGCAGTGACGTATTTCCTGAAGTAGCTTTCCTGCGCGGTGAACGGAAGCTGATATGCCTACAGCGCCATCAACTGGTCAAAAGCAACCCAAAATAAGAGCTACAGAATTGCAAATCAATCAAATGGATCCTTCAACACTAACAATTTTAAACTGACGtctcaatccattttctatattcaATTATAGCTATATGTACTCATGTGCAATACAGACTTTACTGTGTCCTGACTGTGCAATACTGTTTGTTATGGAATACTTTAGTTTTGTTGCTAGAACCACGACCTCAAGACCTCAAGACCTCATCgtatgtttttcctttgctctGTCTCTATAATAAGCCGCTCCCGCACAACTCTAATTgtcccacggggataaataaagttttctgaatctgagaATGTTTTTTATAGTTTCCATTAGTGCCGTTTTGTATGGTTACACATGTTGATACCGTGTccattgtgtattttttgtgtggtcgttttaaaaagtaatctaattaatacaactccaagcaGGACCTGCTCCACCAGTTTCAACGGTTGAAGCGCCTGCGCTCTCAAACCTGTCCCAACACGCACCTTCATAGCGCAATGTCAGGCTCGTCGGCTCCTTCACCAGtcacaaagcacaaaaacggGTGCAGTCCTAGGACATTTCTCAttatgtttattaaaaaaattccCCACATGTATAAAAGATAAAGAACTTGGCTCGAACTGAAAataacatgcacattttttttaaagccttacAAAAAGTACGCCAACATTAAATTCTAAAGAGTTTTGGCACATCTGCGAACATGGAATGTTGAAGGAAGTGAAAGCGATCCcggtgcaacaaaaaaaagcatttcaatgATGAGCCGGTTCATGCAATGAAGTAAAATGAACCTAAGATGAAACTTTTCAGTAACTCCAAAAACATTCAGGAAGTTTAAGGTTAAAAAAACCCTCTAAGAAAAGTAGTATATATATTCACAATTCTCTGAATAAAAATATACCTTTGTGTATACattttggaatgcttttaaatgattttgtttgatCAACAAGATATGGcttgcaaataatgagaggtaaaCAGACACCATTTGGAACGCAGCATGCCGCTAAGAAACACAGTACCATAAACAATCATTTCAAAAGATGCGAAACGAGTCAACGGCTCAAAATGACAaacgatctaaaaaaaaaaaaaagcatttttaacaAATGGGCAAATGATACTTGATTTAAGGAATGTCAGAAAGGCATGTAAACATTTGAATTTGGACTCAATCTTAGTTATGACAACTCGCTCACTCTTTAGGTGAGCCTGATCCCAAGAACCTGCTCCAGCTCTTGTCTTCTCTGCTGCACCTGAAGGCAAAGGAGGGGTCGTAGGGGGTCATTTCAAAAGTACAACCGCCGAGCTGAATCGTTTGTCACGCCGACGTACTTTGGAGTACACGTATCTGCCGACTGCTTCTGGCATCCACGGT
It includes:
- the LOC127603258 gene encoding MAGUK p55 subfamily member 3-like, producing MIPSSMPAASANTGGVACHPFRLHETLALLTSQLHPDANHKEDLVFLKEVFSEKSIGYLMKIHEKLKQHAKQSPTPVLRSASCLAEDLTEELQNGLLEEDEKELLLLLSAPHLKAVLSAHDTVARKNFDPVLPPLPEDADDELEEESVKIVRLVKNKEPLGATIRRDEATGAVIVARIMRGGAADRSGLVHVGDELREVNGNLITHKRPDEISHILSQSQGSITLKIIPAVTEEDKTRESRVYLRALFDYVPFEDRAAPCHEAGLPFKRGDILQVVSQEDATWWQAKRVGDCNLRAALIPSTHFQERRLRYRLKTGSFPSAASSSHVAAHDGDLGGKDGGDLHRSFRLKRERQRSPSEPRTPDGNRAEFLIYEEVALYLPRPGERPRLIVLLGSLGSRTAELKQKVIADNPRLYGLAVPHTTRPRKIHEREGVEYHFITKAAFEADIQAGKFLEYGEYKENLYGTSLESIHRILLENKICLVDVQPEALQVLRTSAFKPYVVFVRPSVFDSESKSLSSCSSLVSVAVTERDIQDMRRSAERMEQRYGHWLDYVLVKEEPLGAAAELHAVLERVRLEPQWVPVSWLRPS
- the psmc5 gene encoding 26S proteasome regulatory subunit 8 encodes the protein MEGDGTDNMEMGESKGGSGLRQYYLSKIEELQLTVNEKSQNLRRLQAQRNELNAKVRLLREELQLLQEQGSYVGEVVRVMDKKKVLVKVHPEGKFVVDVDKNIDINDVTPNCRVALRNDSYTLHKILPNKVDPLVSLMMVEKVPDSTYEMIGGLDKQIKEIKEVIELPVKHPELFEALGIAQPKGVLLYGPPGTGKTLLARAVAHHTDCTFIRVSGSELVQKFIGEGARMVRELFVMAREHAPSIIFMDEIDSIGSSRLEGGSGGDSEVQRTMLELLNQLDGFEATKNIKVIMATNRIDILDSALLRPGRIDRKIEFPPPNEEARLDILKIHSRKMNLTRGINLRKIAELMPGASGAEVKGVCTEAGMYALRERRVHVTQEDFEMAVAKVMQKDSEKNMSIKKLWK